AACATATCGAAAAGGTGTTGCATGTTGAACCGTATCCGCGTCGTTACTCTGCTGATGAGTGTGCTGGCAGTGTTTGCCCTGTTGCAGCTCGTATCCGGGGGGCTTTTTTTCTCTTCCCTTAAGCAAAACCAGCAGAGTTTTGCTGCGTCTAATGACCTGCGTATGCAACAAACCGAACTGGGTAAAGCCTGGGAATTAATGCTGCAGACGCGTATCAACCTGAGCCGCTCGTCGGCGCGTATGTTGCTCGACCCGAGCAACCAGCAAAGCAGCGCCAAAACCGACCTGTTGAACAGCGCGAAAGCTTCCCTGGCGGAAGCGGCAAAACATTACGATGCCTTTCATAACATGCCATCGCTGCCGGAAATGGATGCGGCGCGCCAGACGCTGGATGAGAAATATCGTACCTATAATGCTGCGCTGACGGAGCTGGTTCAGTTTCTGGAGAGCGGCAATATCAACGCCTTTATGGCGCAACCGACTCAGGGAATGCAAAACGCCCTCGGTGACGCGATGGCGAAATATGCCGCACTGAGCGACAGCCTCTACCGTAATGCCTGGGAGCAGAGCGTTAGCGATTACACCTTTGCGAAATGGCAGATGGCGATTCTGGCGCTGGCGCTGGTGATTGTCCTGACCGGCGTCTGGTACGGGATCCGCCGTATTCTGCTGTCGCCATTGTCAGCAGTCATCGCTCATATCCGCGAAATCGCGGGCGGTAACCTGACGCATACGCTGACCATTGCCGGTCGCAGCGAAATGACGGAACTGGCGCAAAGCGTCGATCACATGCAGAACGCGCTAATCGATACCGTTACCAATGTGCGCCAGGGCTCCGATGCCATTTATTCTGGCACCAGCGAAATTGCGGCCGGAAATAACGATCTCTCCTCGCGTACCGAAGAACAAGCTTCGGCGCTGGAGCAGACCGCTGCCAGCATGGAAGAGTTGACGGCTACCGTTAAGCAGAACGCCGACAACGCCCGTCAGGCTTCGCTGCTGGCGCAAAGTGCATCGGAAACTGCCGAGCGCGGCGGTAAAGTCGTCGATGGCGTGGTGAAAACCATGCACGATATCGCCACCAGTTCGCAGAAAATCGCTGACATTATCGGTGTGATTGACGGTATTGCCTTCCAGACTAATATCCTGGCGCTGAACGCGGCGGTAGAAGCGGCGCGTGCGGGCGAGCAGGGCCGGGGATTTGCCGTGGTGGCAGGGGAAGTGCGTAATCTGGCCAGCCGCAGCGCCCAGGCGGCGAAAGAGATTAAAACTTTAATTGAAGATTCCGTTTCCCGCGTGGATACCGGCTCTGTGCTTGTGGAGAGTGCCGGTGAAACCATGTCGGACATTGTTAACGCCGTTACGCG
The Kosakonia oryzae genome window above contains:
- the tar gene encoding methyl-accepting chemotaxis protein II, encoding MLNRIRVVTLLMSVLAVFALLQLVSGGLFFSSLKQNQQSFAASNDLRMQQTELGKAWELMLQTRINLSRSSARMLLDPSNQQSSAKTDLLNSAKASLAEAAKHYDAFHNMPSLPEMDAARQTLDEKYRTYNAALTELVQFLESGNINAFMAQPTQGMQNALGDAMAKYAALSDSLYRNAWEQSVSDYTFAKWQMAILALALVIVLTGVWYGIRRILLSPLSAVIAHIREIAGGNLTHTLTIAGRSEMTELAQSVDHMQNALIDTVTNVRQGSDAIYSGTSEIAAGNNDLSSRTEEQASALEQTAASMEELTATVKQNADNARQASLLAQSASETAERGGKVVDGVVKTMHDIATSSQKIADIIGVIDGIAFQTNILALNAAVEAARAGEQGRGFAVVAGEVRNLASRSAQAAKEIKTLIEDSVSRVDTGSVLVESAGETMSDIVNAVTRVNDIMGEIASASDEQSRGIDQVALAVSEMDRVTQQNASLVQQSAAAAAALEEQASRLTMAVSAFRLSSVSGKPAQRALTPAAGSAKTPARSRQLATGQEDNWETF